TCTGCAACCACGTGGCCTTCGTCGACCTCGACGACGGCAAGCTGGTGTGGCAGGCGAAGTTCCCGGTCTCGGGCAACGGCTTCGGCACCCCCGACGACGCCGGCGGCCAGGAGACGCCGGGCGTGACGCTCACCCGCGCCGCGGTCGTCGTGACCTGGGGCGGCACGGACGCGTACGACATGGACGGGGGCAAGCTGCGCTGGCGGACGAAGCCGGCCGGGAACTGCGACGCCAGCGGCGCGGCCGGCGGCAAGGGCCTCGTCGTCCGCTACTCCTGCTGGCGGGATGACGCCCCGAGCAGCCAGGTGTCGACCTTCCAGGTACGCGGCATCGAGCCGGCAACCGGCGCCACCCGGTGGACGTACGCGCCCGCCACCGGCGTCAAGGACGTCCGGATCGTCTCCTCCGAGCCCGCCGTCCTCGCCACCTCGGCGGGCGACGTCGGCATCACCGAGATCATCTCGCTCGACGAGCGCGGCACGTACCGCGCCACCGTTCCGCTGCAGAGCGGCGCGTACGTGGCGGAGTGCGGCGACGAGACCACCTATCTCGCCGCCGACGAGTGCCCGTCCGTCGTGGTGGGCGCCGGGCAGGTCTTCCTGACCAGCAAGGAACAGGGCGACCTGGTCCACAACGCGAACTGGATCATCGGTTTCGACCTCGCCACGGGCCACTCGGTCAAGAAGTTCGAGTCGGGGCCCAACGCCCTGCTCCGCCCCCTGCGGATGAGCGGCGACCAGCTCCTCGCGCTGCGCGAGAGCAGCGACCACATCTCGCCCACGGCGCTGGTCAGCCTGGACCCGGAGACCGGCGCGGAGACCCCGTACTTCTACTTCGACCTGCCGTCGGAGGGCTGGAACCTGCTCTCCATGACCTACGCCGACACCGTCGTCCAGAACGGCCGGATCTTCTTCGGCGCCAAGGCGGCGGAGAACGCGACCGACGGCAAGGCGTGGGTGTGGCTGGCCCTCGGCATCGAGAGCGCCGGGCGGAAGCAGCCGCAGGGGTGAGGCAGCCGTAGCGGCGCGGCGGCCGCGGAGCGGAGCCCGAGCAGCCACGCGGCCGAGGCGACGCGGCCGCGGAGGACGACAGCGGGACGCACGCGCGCGGGGGCCCGGCAGGTACCCCACGCGCGCGTGGCGCCGCTACTTCTCCGGCGCGGGCTCCAGATCGAACTCGCCGTCCCGCGCGCCCAGCACGAAGGCCCGCCACTCCGCCTCGGTGTACCGCAGCACGGTGCCCGGGTCGAGCGAGGACCGCATGGCCACGGCGCCGCCGGGCAGGTAGGCGATCTCGACGCGCTCCTCGTGCTCCTCGGTGCCCGGCGCGCCGTGCCACTCGACCCCGGAGATGTCCAGGGCGTACAGCTCGTCCCGCTCCCGCTCCTTGCGCGCCTTGATCTCCGCTTCCGTCTCCGCCATGCCGCACCGGTCCCTTCCCCGCGTGCCCGACCACGTACAACGGCTCACCCTAGTGGCCGCACCCCCGCCGCCGGGCCGGTTCCGGTACCGCGGGACGGGTGCCGTCCACGGGCTGGTACCCTGAGTGACGGCCGTTCGTGTACGCGCCCCCGGAGCACCGCTCTGGAGGCCGCGCCCAGCGGATCCCCGCCTTCCGAGTCACGGAAGATCCCCCGAGAAGCAGACCGGGGGCACTCGGTGGCCACTCACAGACATTGAGGAGTACGCGTGTCGCTCGACGCCGCAGTGAAGAAGCAGATCATCTCCGAGTTCGGTACCAAGGAGGGTGACACCGGCTCCCCCGAGGTCCAGGTCGCTCTGCT
Above is a genomic segment from Streptomyces glaucescens containing:
- a CDS encoding DUF397 domain-containing protein, whose product is MAETEAEIKARKERERDELYALDISGVEWHGAPGTEEHEERVEIAYLPGGAVAMRSSLDPGTVLRYTEAEWRAFVLGARDGEFDLEPAPEK
- a CDS encoding PQQ-binding-like beta-propeller repeat protein; its protein translation is MYTQSSVTADRQRRRRRAALLAAVAAVVALALSAGAWLWWPGTAPDDARPAAAPAQHRLDVRETVERRPASLRGVMAVRFSADDMGPGERYEMPGMWATDKILAKGVNRTLLGLRIGTDAQAGDEAWKLRLGGPICGRTRHVTVENRTAVLFRDGADQESLCNHVAFVDLDDGKLVWQAKFPVSGNGFGTPDDAGGQETPGVTLTRAAVVVTWGGTDAYDMDGGKLRWRTKPAGNCDASGAAGGKGLVVRYSCWRDDAPSSQVSTFQVRGIEPATGATRWTYAPATGVKDVRIVSSEPAVLATSAGDVGITEIISLDERGTYRATVPLQSGAYVAECGDETTYLAADECPSVVVGAGQVFLTSKEQGDLVHNANWIIGFDLATGHSVKKFESGPNALLRPLRMSGDQLLALRESSDHISPTALVSLDPETGAETPYFYFDLPSEGWNLLSMTYADTVVQNGRIFFGAKAAENATDGKAWVWLALGIESAGRKQPQG